The following are encoded together in the Myxococcus virescens genome:
- a CDS encoding MarR family winged helix-turn-helix transcriptional regulator, with translation MGYSVSRKFHKEDEDVSEDLEKLQNLLLALGRRSSLRDPIASMCEQLQFTPPQVHAILWLGQDGPLTMGELARRLGVTEKTVTGVVDRLERQGHLLRERSATDRRVVHCRLTEEGQSTWERLNRVVVHGMHQFLGILDAGDRKALFRILEKLVKRMSAPATPTPREPAG, from the coding sequence ATGGGATACTCCGTGTCACGGAAATTCCACAAAGAGGATGAAGACGTTTCCGAGGACCTGGAGAAGCTCCAGAACCTGCTCCTCGCGCTGGGCCGGCGCAGTTCGCTCCGTGACCCCATCGCCAGCATGTGCGAACAGCTCCAGTTCACGCCACCTCAGGTTCACGCCATCCTCTGGCTCGGTCAGGACGGTCCGCTCACCATGGGCGAGCTGGCGCGCCGGCTGGGCGTCACGGAGAAGACCGTCACGGGCGTGGTGGACCGGCTGGAGCGCCAGGGGCACCTGCTGCGCGAGCGCAGCGCCACCGACCGCCGCGTCGTGCACTGCCGCCTGACGGAGGAGGGCCAGTCGACCTGGGAGCGGCTCAACCGCGTGGTCGTCCATGGCATGCACCAGTTCCTGGGCATCCTCGACGCGGGAGACCGCAAGGCCCTCTTCCGCATCCTGGAGAAGCTGGTGAAGCGCATGAGCGCCCCGGCCACGCCCACGCCGCGTGAGCCCGCGGGCTGA
- a CDS encoding DUF4336 domain-containing protein, whose translation MFRQVADDVHVLAVEFRIGGMDLGGRMTAVRLPDGGLWLHSPVRFSPEARAAVDALGPVRFLVAPNLMHHLYVQDWAAAYPDAKVAAPAALRRKRPDLRIDLELGDTAEASWAGVLDQVLVQGMPKVDELLFFHRPSQTLFVTDLAFNVHRTGSWFTRMYLKLSGAWQRLAPSMLVRSVIKDREAVRASLARAQAWDVERVVVCHGDVVEQGGREAVRNAFARF comes from the coding sequence ATGTTTCGCCAGGTGGCCGACGACGTGCACGTGCTCGCGGTGGAGTTCCGCATCGGGGGAATGGACTTGGGGGGCCGGATGACGGCCGTCCGCCTGCCGGATGGGGGGCTGTGGCTCCACTCGCCCGTCCGCTTCAGTCCGGAGGCGCGGGCGGCGGTGGATGCGCTCGGGCCGGTGCGCTTCCTGGTGGCGCCCAACCTGATGCACCACCTGTACGTGCAGGACTGGGCGGCGGCCTATCCCGACGCGAAGGTGGCCGCGCCCGCGGCGCTGCGGCGCAAGCGGCCGGACCTGCGCATCGACCTGGAGCTGGGTGACACGGCCGAGGCCAGCTGGGCCGGCGTCCTGGACCAGGTGCTCGTCCAGGGGATGCCCAAGGTGGACGAGCTGCTCTTCTTCCACCGCCCCAGCCAGACGTTGTTCGTCACCGACCTGGCGTTCAACGTGCACCGGACGGGTTCGTGGTTCACCCGCATGTACCTGAAGCTGAGCGGTGCGTGGCAGCGGCTGGCGCCGTCCATGCTGGTCCGCTCCGTCATCAAGGACCGGGAGGCCGTGCGCGCGTCCCTGGCGCGGGCCCAGGCCTGGGACGTGGAGCGCGTGGTGGTGTGCCACGGTGACGTGGTGGAGCAGGGCGGCCGGGAGGCGGTGCGGAATGCCTTCGCCCGGTTCTAG
- a CDS encoding TetR/AcrR family transcriptional regulator, protein MPSPGSSGGGRKPAPGRRRPAAPPGAPTPASAPTAAPSEREARKARRQEGRRQAILVAARAVLVRGGVLGLTLEAVAAEADLSKPSLFYYFRSKEDLVGALAVEGLEREVKVLEAAVTAAASGVEALAALVRARVDLYAEDLDGFRVVYLWPQLTGRQSEAHQSRVLALSGQLNDLLEARLQADARAGRLAPGLQPRRLANLAWTVAHGVLSLGAGLEHSGVGARFTLSQLRDEACAVLLRSSGR, encoded by the coding sequence ATGCCTTCGCCCGGTTCTAGCGGCGGTGGCCGCAAGCCCGCGCCGGGCCGTCGTCGCCCGGCCGCGCCACCGGGCGCGCCCACCCCCGCGTCGGCTCCCACCGCCGCGCCCTCCGAGCGCGAGGCCCGCAAGGCGCGGCGTCAGGAGGGGCGCCGTCAAGCCATCCTCGTCGCCGCGCGGGCGGTGCTGGTTCGGGGCGGGGTGTTGGGACTGACCCTGGAGGCCGTCGCGGCGGAGGCGGACCTGAGCAAGCCTTCCCTGTTCTACTACTTCCGCTCCAAGGAGGACCTCGTGGGGGCGCTGGCGGTGGAGGGGCTGGAGCGCGAGGTGAAGGTGCTGGAGGCGGCGGTGACGGCCGCGGCCAGCGGCGTGGAGGCCCTGGCCGCGCTGGTTCGTGCCCGGGTGGATTTGTACGCGGAGGACCTGGACGGCTTTCGCGTCGTCTATCTGTGGCCGCAGTTGACGGGGCGGCAATCCGAGGCGCACCAATCGCGGGTGCTGGCGCTGAGTGGACAGCTGAATGACTTGCTGGAGGCGCGGCTCCAGGCGGATGCGCGCGCGGGCCGGCTGGCCCCAGGGCTCCAGCCGCGTCGGCTGGCCAACCTGGCCTGGACCGTGGCGCACGGGGTGCTTTCCCTGGGGGCCGGACTGGAGCACTCCGGTGTGGGAGCGCGCTTCACCTTGTCTCAACTTCGTGACGAGGCCTGTGCGGTATTGCTGCGCAGTAGCGGCCGTTAG
- a CDS encoding endonuclease/exonuclease/phosphatase family protein, protein MSVRRLLPVLFLMGPLACATGPGYLASTESVAAVRRAPGELRVMTFNIQSGARGLERVAHVIRAAVPDVVALQEVDVGSTRARGLDQTEELSRLTGLKYRAHFRTTDLFGGAYGIAVLSRFPLEALAQYPLPGPRGAEPRTVAHAVVEVDGREVSVYLTHLIRQPFNSDTRVRQSAYVARLMAQDSRPKVLMGDLNDGPDSRSTRLLRRALHDVAAATGGTGGTYPLPLFLPTLRIDYVLACDAFTSVASRVLRVDVSDHYPVVADLRLKPEAVPLVAERAATGTAP, encoded by the coding sequence ATGAGCGTTCGCCGCCTCCTCCCCGTCTTGTTCCTGATGGGGCCGCTCGCGTGTGCGACCGGCCCTGGCTACCTCGCCTCCACCGAGTCCGTCGCCGCCGTTCGGCGCGCCCCGGGAGAGCTGCGGGTGATGACCTTCAACATCCAGTCCGGCGCCCGCGGGTTGGAGCGCGTGGCGCACGTGATTCGCGCCGCGGTGCCGGACGTCGTCGCCTTGCAGGAGGTGGACGTGGGGTCCACCCGCGCGCGCGGCCTGGACCAGACGGAGGAGCTGTCCCGCCTCACCGGCCTGAAGTACCGCGCCCACTTCCGCACCACGGATTTGTTCGGCGGGGCCTACGGCATCGCCGTGCTGTCGCGCTTCCCGCTGGAGGCACTGGCGCAGTATCCGCTGCCGGGGCCGCGCGGCGCGGAGCCTCGCACCGTGGCGCATGCGGTGGTGGAGGTGGATGGGCGCGAGGTGAGCGTCTACCTCACGCACCTCATCCGCCAGCCCTTCAACAGCGACACCCGCGTGCGGCAGAGCGCCTACGTGGCGCGGCTGATGGCGCAGGATTCGCGGCCCAAGGTGTTGATGGGGGACCTCAACGACGGACCGGATTCACGCTCCACGCGGCTGCTGCGGCGGGCCCTGCATGACGTCGCCGCGGCGACCGGGGGCACGGGGGGCACGTATCCGCTGCCGCTCTTCCTGCCCACGCTGCGCATCGACTACGTGCTGGCGTGTGATGCCTTCACGTCCGTGGCCAGCCGGGTGCTGCGCGTGGACGTGTCCGACCACTACCCCGTGGTGGCGGACCTGCGGCTGAAGCCGGAAGCCGTGCCCCTGGTCGCCGAGCGCGCGGCCACCGGCACCGCGCCTTGA
- the modB gene encoding molybdate ABC transporter permease subunit — protein MSFTIWVATLATLLILPPGLAVAYALARWEGPGKGVVETVLTLPLVLPPTAVGLVLLELLGRNGPLGRVLDAWGLEVVFTPKAVVLASAVMAFPLLVRSARSGFEEVDPRLVAVARTLGDSRTRAFFRVTLPLAWRGVLVGALLAFSRALGEFGATVLVAGNIPGRTQTLSLAIFQRTQLGRDAEALRLAGVAALLAFVAVFATEAVTRRRGRRVRA, from the coding sequence GTGTCCTTCACAATCTGGGTGGCGACGCTGGCCACGCTGCTCATCCTGCCGCCAGGGCTCGCGGTGGCGTACGCACTGGCGCGGTGGGAGGGCCCAGGCAAGGGCGTGGTGGAGACGGTGCTGACGCTGCCGCTGGTGCTGCCGCCCACGGCGGTGGGACTGGTGCTGCTGGAGTTGCTCGGGCGCAACGGCCCGTTGGGGCGCGTGCTGGACGCGTGGGGCCTGGAGGTCGTCTTCACGCCCAAGGCCGTGGTGCTGGCGAGCGCGGTGATGGCGTTCCCGTTGCTGGTGCGCTCGGCGCGCTCGGGCTTCGAGGAGGTGGACCCGCGGCTGGTGGCGGTGGCGCGCACCCTGGGCGATTCGCGCACGCGCGCCTTCTTCCGGGTGACGTTGCCGCTGGCCTGGCGCGGTGTGCTGGTGGGCGCGCTGCTGGCGTTCTCCCGCGCGCTGGGGGAGTTCGGCGCCACGGTGCTGGTGGCGGGCAACATCCCAGGCCGTACGCAGACGCTCTCTCTGGCCATCTTCCAGCGCACGCAGCTGGGGCGGGACGCGGAGGCGCTGCGGCTGGCGGGCGTGGCGGCGCTGCTCGCCTTCGTGGCGGTGTTCGCGACCGAGGCGGTGACGCGGCGGCGTGGGCGGAGGGTGCGCGCGTGA
- a CDS encoding trypsin-like peptidase domain-containing protein, whose amino-acid sequence MRVHARGVAVGVLLGLVACRKDTEEPPPSTATSAPKPTEPPPLPTGRAVALASVAPLVASVSPAVVNVEVRLGAPTPGETKDTPWGGDGPSPFGGLPFDGPPFGDAPEDPLSPFEAPSPFAPPVREGIGSGFIIDARGLVLTNHHLVEGAEAIQVQLADGRDLAARVLGSDPLTDVAVLQLERLDGGKPLPVVRLGDSDALRVGDWVLAIGNPYGLTSSTSLGILAAKERDIAAGPFDDFLQTDAAINPGNSGGPLFNLSGEVVGINTAIAGEGSGIGFAVPSNLVKSLLPQLEKKGAVTRGWLGLMVQDMTPDLGEALGAPVREGAVITDVTAETAAARAGLRPDDIIVAADGQPIDSAGALTRLVAQKPPGAELTLALYRDAKKRDVKATLGTRPDLEGVAKKDPAVGGSQRPAEHRVGLSLMDMDPALAESQELPPSGALVTEVAPASMAEHAGLLPGMVVVEAENKPVRGAKDVVTALRKAKPGESVLLRVALPGGALELRALTVPEK is encoded by the coding sequence ATGAGGGTACACGCGCGCGGGGTGGCGGTAGGGGTGCTGCTGGGCCTGGTGGCCTGCCGGAAGGACACGGAGGAGCCGCCTCCTTCCACGGCGACCTCCGCACCGAAGCCGACCGAGCCTCCCCCGCTGCCCACCGGACGCGCCGTGGCGCTCGCCTCCGTCGCCCCCCTGGTGGCGTCCGTGAGTCCGGCCGTCGTCAACGTGGAGGTGCGGCTGGGCGCGCCCACGCCCGGCGAGACGAAGGACACGCCCTGGGGTGGTGACGGTCCCTCACCTTTCGGAGGCTTGCCGTTCGACGGTCCCCCTTTCGGCGACGCCCCCGAGGACCCGCTGTCTCCCTTCGAGGCGCCCTCGCCCTTCGCGCCGCCGGTGCGAGAGGGCATCGGCTCCGGCTTCATCATCGACGCCAGGGGACTGGTGCTGACCAACCACCACCTCGTGGAAGGCGCGGAGGCGATTCAGGTACAGCTCGCCGACGGGCGCGACCTGGCGGCGCGCGTGCTGGGCTCGGACCCGCTCACCGACGTGGCGGTGCTCCAGCTCGAACGCCTGGACGGCGGCAAGCCCTTGCCGGTGGTGCGGCTGGGAGATTCGGATGCGCTGCGTGTGGGGGACTGGGTGCTGGCCATTGGCAATCCCTACGGCCTGACGTCCAGCACCAGCCTGGGCATCCTCGCCGCGAAGGAGCGCGACATCGCGGCGGGCCCCTTCGACGACTTCCTCCAGACGGACGCCGCCATCAACCCGGGCAACTCCGGCGGTCCGCTGTTCAACCTGAGTGGCGAGGTGGTGGGCATCAACACGGCCATCGCCGGCGAGGGCTCGGGCATTGGCTTCGCGGTGCCCAGCAACCTCGTCAAATCGCTGCTGCCCCAGTTGGAGAAGAAGGGCGCCGTCACCCGCGGCTGGCTGGGGCTGATGGTGCAGGACATGACGCCCGATTTGGGCGAGGCGCTCGGCGCGCCGGTGCGGGAGGGCGCGGTCATCACCGACGTCACGGCGGAGACAGCGGCGGCCCGAGCCGGGCTGCGGCCAGATGACATCATCGTCGCCGCGGACGGACAGCCCATCGACTCGGCGGGCGCGCTCACGCGACTGGTGGCGCAGAAACCACCGGGCGCGGAGCTCACGCTCGCCCTCTACCGGGACGCGAAGAAGCGCGACGTGAAGGCGACGCTAGGCACGCGGCCCGACCTGGAAGGCGTCGCCAAGAAGGATCCGGCCGTCGGGGGCTCGCAGCGCCCCGCCGAGCATCGCGTGGGGCTGAGCCTGATGGACATGGACCCGGCGCTGGCGGAGTCCCAGGAGCTGCCGCCCTCCGGCGCCTTGGTGACGGAGGTGGCCCCCGCCTCCATGGCCGAACACGCCGGCCTGCTGCCGGGCATGGTGGTGGTGGAGGCCGAGAACAAGCCCGTGCGCGGCGCGAAGGACGTGGTGACGGCGCTGCGGAAGGCGAAGCCCGGCGAGTCCGTGCTGCTCCGCGTGGCCCTGCCGGGTGGCGCGCTGGAGCTGCGCGCGCTCACGGTGCCGGAGAAGTAG
- a CDS encoding MXAN_6652 family MXYO-CTERM-anchored protein has product MRSYLASLGVAGVVSACLVSGSAFANSMGISGRSGKQGSSLTCAECHTGGSAPTVTIEGPTTLAPGATGNYTLVVRGGPAAGAGYNVAVSDNGGTLNPGTGSYKLSGEVTHKNIQAFSGGEARFDFTLVAPSTPGTVTLYGAGNSVNENGTDQGDASAATTLNVNVATGGGDGGDDGGGCAAAGGIPLLGAALVLLGTRLRRRR; this is encoded by the coding sequence ATGCGGTCGTACCTTGCATCACTCGGAGTTGCCGGCGTTGTGTCGGCGTGCCTTGTCTCCGGTTCCGCGTTCGCCAATTCCATGGGCATCAGTGGCCGAAGCGGTAAGCAGGGCTCGAGCCTCACCTGTGCCGAGTGCCACACCGGCGGCAGCGCGCCCACGGTGACCATCGAAGGGCCCACCACGCTGGCGCCGGGCGCCACCGGCAACTACACGCTCGTCGTCCGGGGCGGTCCGGCCGCCGGCGCGGGCTACAACGTGGCGGTGAGCGACAACGGCGGCACGCTCAACCCGGGCACGGGTTCGTACAAGCTGAGCGGGGAAGTCACCCACAAGAACATCCAGGCGTTCTCCGGCGGCGAGGCCCGCTTCGACTTCACCCTGGTGGCGCCGTCCACTCCCGGCACCGTCACCCTGTACGGCGCGGGCAACTCGGTGAACGAGAACGGCACCGACCAGGGAGACGCCTCCGCGGCCACCACGCTCAACGTCAACGTGGCGACTGGCGGCGGCGACGGTGGTGATGACGGCGGTGGCTGCGCCGCCGCGGGCGGCATCCCATTGCTGGGCGCGGCCTTGGTGCTGCTCGGCACCCGCCTGCGCCGCCGTCGCTAG
- the proS gene encoding proline--tRNA ligase: protein MKGAPHMAEKLTPREKGFSEWYVDLVQKAKLADYSDVKGCMVIRPNGYALWENMQRVLDKMFKDLGHKNAYFPLLIPESYLKKEAEHVEGFNPQLAVVTHAGGSKLEEPYVIRPTSETIINRSFAKWIQSYRDLPLLLNQWANVMRWEMRTRLFLRTTEFLWQEGHTCHETEEDAEKETRQMLEVYRTFAEDYMAMPVMTGQKSESERFAGALRTYSIEAMMQDKKALQAGTSHNLGQNFAKAFDTQFQGRDGKMHHVWQTSWGVSTRLIGGLIMTHSDDAGLIVPPKLAATHVVIIPIFGKASDAEKAQVLEKTNALAADLRKAGLGVVLDDDDTKSPGFKYNEHELIGTCLRIELGPKDLAKNSCVMVRRDVRQKEFVSLDEAVSKAQAMLDAMQKDLFTKAKSFRDSHTFEVNSYEELKEKADQGFLLAHWNLDPKVEARIKEETGLTTRCRPFDLKQEPGKCVVTGEPSPGRIVFSKAY, encoded by the coding sequence TTGAAGGGTGCTCCGCACATGGCCGAGAAGCTCACGCCCCGCGAGAAGGGCTTTTCCGAGTGGTACGTCGACCTGGTCCAGAAGGCGAAGCTCGCCGACTACTCGGACGTGAAGGGCTGCATGGTCATCCGGCCCAATGGCTATGCGCTGTGGGAGAACATGCAGCGCGTCCTGGACAAGATGTTCAAGGACCTGGGCCACAAGAACGCCTACTTCCCGCTGCTCATCCCCGAGAGCTACCTGAAGAAGGAAGCCGAGCACGTCGAGGGCTTCAACCCGCAGCTGGCCGTCGTCACCCACGCGGGTGGGTCCAAGCTGGAGGAGCCCTACGTCATCCGGCCCACCAGTGAGACCATCATCAACCGCAGCTTCGCCAAGTGGATCCAGAGCTACCGGGACCTCCCGCTGCTGCTGAACCAGTGGGCGAACGTGATGCGCTGGGAGATGCGCACGCGCCTGTTCCTGCGCACCACCGAGTTCCTCTGGCAGGAAGGCCACACCTGTCACGAGACGGAGGAGGACGCGGAGAAGGAGACCCGGCAGATGCTGGAGGTCTACCGGACCTTCGCCGAGGACTACATGGCGATGCCGGTCATGACGGGCCAGAAGTCGGAGTCCGAGCGCTTCGCCGGCGCGCTGCGCACCTACAGCATCGAAGCGATGATGCAGGACAAGAAGGCGCTCCAGGCGGGCACCAGCCACAACCTGGGACAGAACTTCGCCAAGGCCTTCGACACCCAGTTCCAGGGCCGCGACGGCAAGATGCACCACGTGTGGCAGACGTCCTGGGGCGTGTCCACGCGCCTCATCGGCGGCCTCATCATGACCCACTCGGATGACGCCGGCCTCATCGTCCCGCCGAAGCTGGCGGCCACGCACGTGGTCATCATCCCCATCTTCGGCAAGGCCTCCGACGCGGAGAAGGCGCAGGTGCTGGAGAAGACGAACGCGCTGGCCGCGGACCTGCGCAAGGCGGGCCTGGGCGTGGTGCTGGACGACGACGACACCAAGAGCCCGGGCTTCAAGTACAACGAGCACGAGCTCATCGGCACGTGTCTGCGCATCGAGCTGGGCCCCAAGGACCTGGCCAAGAACTCCTGCGTCATGGTCCGCCGTGACGTGCGCCAGAAGGAGTTCGTGTCGTTGGACGAGGCCGTGTCCAAGGCGCAGGCCATGCTGGACGCCATGCAGAAGGACCTGTTCACCAAGGCGAAGTCCTTCCGCGACTCGCACACCTTCGAGGTCAACTCCTACGAGGAGCTGAAGGAGAAGGCGGACCAGGGCTTCCTGCTGGCGCACTGGAACCTGGACCCCAAGGTGGAGGCGCGCATCAAGGAGGAGACGGGCCTGACGACGCGCTGCCGTCCCTTCGACCTCAAGCAGGAGCCGGGCAAGTGCGTCGTCACCGGCGAGCCTTCGCCGGGCCGCATCGTGTTCTCCAAGGCGTACTGA
- the thpR gene encoding RNA 2',3'-cyclic phosphodiesterase, whose amino-acid sequence MRLFTAVTLGPAIEARTTEELHRLRPLAPQARWVKLEGLHLTLVFLGDVDDARLPAIHDALTPIGARHSPFVLSVAGGGAFGAPAHPRVLWADVCGATDALKALQADTARVLQPLGFEPEHREYTAHLTLARAKHPRGDAALLACVQALKDTSLGEGRVDQLVLFESKGGHYLPRLEVPLTRALG is encoded by the coding sequence ATGCGCCTGTTCACCGCCGTCACCCTGGGGCCCGCCATCGAAGCGCGCACCACCGAGGAGTTGCACCGGCTGCGCCCCCTGGCCCCCCAGGCCCGCTGGGTGAAGCTGGAGGGCCTCCACCTCACGCTCGTGTTCCTGGGGGACGTGGATGACGCACGCCTGCCCGCGATTCACGACGCCCTGACGCCGATAGGCGCTCGGCATTCCCCCTTCGTGCTGTCTGTCGCCGGTGGCGGCGCTTTTGGCGCGCCCGCCCACCCACGCGTGCTCTGGGCGGATGTGTGCGGCGCCACGGACGCGCTGAAGGCCTTGCAGGCGGATACCGCCCGGGTGCTCCAGCCGCTCGGCTTCGAGCCCGAGCACCGCGAGTACACCGCGCACCTCACGCTGGCCCGCGCGAAGCACCCGCGCGGAGACGCTGCCCTCCTCGCATGCGTCCAGGCACTGAAGGACACGTCACTGGGCGAGGGGCGTGTGGACCAACTGGTGCTTTTCGAGAGCAAGGGCGGCCATTACCTGCCCCGACTGGAGGTGCCCCTCACCCGCGCGCTGGGGTAG
- a CDS encoding YdcF family protein: protein MSLTPRTARLFRLLMVGAGVLTCGVFGLAWVVDRFGQRDQAAPADVLVVLGARVLPGGVPSGALRARTEHAVALYHRGVAPRLVFSGGVGVNPPSEARAMLALATRMGVPAEACVLEEGSHSTDDNARLTAEVLRGLGARRVVVVSDPYHLLRARNYFRLYGWEVATSPALETERNLDTFDRIYWTVREAVALLLHPRVLLARAPTSPAP, encoded by the coding sequence ATGTCACTCACGCCGCGCACCGCGCGCCTCTTCCGGCTCCTGATGGTGGGCGCGGGCGTGCTGACGTGTGGCGTCTTCGGCCTCGCCTGGGTGGTGGACCGCTTCGGTCAGCGCGACCAGGCCGCGCCCGCGGACGTGCTGGTGGTGCTGGGCGCGCGCGTGTTGCCCGGGGGCGTGCCTTCCGGGGCGTTGCGCGCGCGCACCGAGCACGCGGTGGCGCTGTACCACCGCGGCGTGGCTCCCCGGCTCGTCTTCTCCGGCGGCGTGGGCGTGAACCCACCCTCCGAGGCGCGCGCCATGCTGGCGCTGGCGACGCGGATGGGCGTCCCGGCGGAGGCGTGTGTCTTGGAGGAGGGCAGTCACTCCACCGACGACAACGCCCGGCTCACGGCGGAGGTGCTGCGCGGGCTGGGGGCTCGGCGCGTGGTGGTGGTGTCGGACCCGTATCACCTGCTGCGCGCGCGCAACTACTTCCGGCTGTATGGCTGGGAGGTGGCCACCAGTCCGGCGCTGGAGACCGAGCGCAACCTGGACACGTTCGACCGCATCTATTGGACGGTGCGCGAGGCCGTCGCGCTGCTCCTGCATCCCCGCGTGCTGCTGGCGCGCGCGCCTACTTCTCCGGCACCGTGA
- a CDS encoding YiiX family permuted papain-like enzyme: MRWMVMLMVWFGAHNAVAAPHEGLEARLQTGDIVLHTSRSSQSQAIQKATQSPLSHVGMVEVTEQGAWVVEAVQPVQRIRFSKWKARGVKGGILVLRPRELSDAQRQQAVTAAKAHLGKPYDWHFGWGDDAMYCSELVRKAYAQGAGVEYGKMERLDSLRVKGLEQQLRERYGKRVPLDLELVTPASIAADVRLEVVHSDFPSAR, from the coding sequence ATGCGGTGGATGGTCATGCTGATGGTGTGGTTCGGCGCCCACAACGCGGTCGCGGCGCCACACGAGGGCCTGGAGGCCCGGTTGCAGACGGGAGACATCGTCCTGCACACCTCGCGCTCCTCGCAGTCACAGGCCATCCAGAAGGCCACGCAGAGCCCCCTGTCCCATGTGGGCATGGTGGAGGTGACCGAACAGGGCGCGTGGGTCGTGGAGGCCGTGCAGCCGGTGCAGCGAATCCGGTTCTCGAAGTGGAAGGCCCGGGGCGTGAAGGGCGGCATCCTCGTCCTACGCCCTCGGGAGCTGAGCGATGCGCAGCGCCAGCAGGCGGTGACGGCGGCCAAGGCGCACCTGGGCAAGCCGTATGACTGGCACTTCGGCTGGGGGGACGACGCGATGTACTGCTCGGAGCTGGTGCGCAAGGCCTACGCCCAGGGTGCAGGCGTAGAGTATGGGAAAATGGAACGGCTGGACTCGCTCCGTGTGAAGGGCCTGGAGCAGCAGCTCCGCGAACGTTACGGGAAGCGGGTTCCCCTGGATTTGGAGCTGGTGACGCCCGCCAGCATCGCCGCGGATGTACGCCTGGAAGTGGTCCACTCCGACTTCCCGTCCGCGAGGTAG
- the modA gene encoding molybdate ABC transporter substrate-binding protein, producing MRHLFLLCAVSTLLSGGAAQADTVLVFAAVSTSDALQELAPAFTQTTGHAVEFSLGASNDLARQAVAGAPADVFLSADTAQMDAVEKAGLVAPSTRVDLLSNRLVVVVPVDAKSAPSSPAGLRGLKRLSLADPEAVPAGVYAKAWLVKAGLWKALAPNVVPALNVRAALAAVETGRVDAGVVYSTDAAHSKRVRVAFQVPEQDVPRIVYPAAALTKGAAPEAGRAFVRFLRSDAARKVFTRHGFGVPSARAP from the coding sequence ATGCGTCATCTGTTCCTGCTTTGTGCCGTCTCCACGCTGTTGTCGGGGGGGGCTGCCCAGGCCGACACGGTGCTGGTGTTCGCGGCCGTGAGCACCTCGGACGCGCTCCAGGAACTGGCGCCGGCCTTCACCCAGACCACGGGCCACGCAGTGGAGTTCTCCCTGGGGGCCTCGAACGACCTCGCACGTCAGGCCGTGGCCGGAGCGCCCGCGGACGTCTTCCTTTCCGCCGACACGGCGCAGATGGACGCGGTGGAGAAGGCGGGCCTGGTCGCGCCCTCGACGCGCGTGGACCTGCTGTCCAACCGGCTGGTGGTGGTGGTGCCGGTGGACGCGAAGTCGGCGCCGTCCTCACCCGCTGGGTTGCGTGGGTTGAAGCGGCTGTCGCTGGCGGACCCGGAGGCGGTGCCCGCGGGCGTGTATGCCAAGGCGTGGCTGGTGAAGGCGGGGCTCTGGAAGGCGCTGGCGCCGAATGTCGTGCCGGCGCTCAATGTGCGCGCCGCGCTGGCGGCGGTGGAGACGGGGCGCGTGGACGCAGGCGTCGTGTATTCCACGGATGCGGCACATTCGAAGCGCGTGCGCGTCGCCTTCCAGGTGCCTGAGCAGGACGTGCCGCGCATCGTGTATCCGGCGGCGGCGCTGACGAAGGGCGCCGCGCCGGAGGCCGGGCGGGCATTCGTGCGCTTCCTTCGGTCGGACGCGGCTCGGAAGGTCTTCACACGCCACGGCTTCGGCGTTCCCAGCGCGCGGGCTCCCTGA